Proteins from a genomic interval of Verrucomicrobium sp.:
- a CDS encoding M48 family metallopeptidase, protein MQNLEHLSRPMIDRFRFAGDAETWPSFQEDMTRILLRLDPETSFRPIFHITDEPVLNAFTFADENGQQHIAFTKKMIEFFENEDQLAFVLGHELGHPTFQKKYRPKFNERTQENYADLHSIDMMIASGYQGEQGAVFFERLHAAVVQKYREKHKDADSNEVDRNSFLDPHSPLSSRVEAIRAHIHGNWEQAGRYPEPHPLHPVSEATLRHHAVAVHRSTWDLTKKEQGFDALAPEAKLALIRAHIEQPNAHLRHAALKELPKIGLDPQNAAHVASIDSLADYYLNIRSTNPQEAGQTAPDQDLFYKQALGALGLQSGPLGGLKDLQAGFAALGAARDPEAVKAAAAQVGAAWKEVEQCFKAEEKDERLSLELAGFQAFPKPELVDGAIPLPAPWEPVLEVLRATRGEPEAHAAVFQAALLTGLLCDRRFQEYGEGEMKQGAVIRHSSEVFQAMQRIQPEKPEFPELYAGEKPLRAGTFFKRREALRRLVPLEEVASFRDLENYLNARPSLFSVPVAKGKAEATPERVAAHQQVVAALGRISAALPADAPEEAREEFQDQALAFFSENLRGQGRTAFDLRGDHGPEYRAAQQPYIDFVMSPESPFDTEHRLQFLRFLRYNAARPGEGAKFLSLLGRELPPRFAEALAEGLPDAARPLLPGKGPAAPESPVEDLLAVLESTATTAAIAEEALHAELTDPATAPASPYAPQVDGVLKAFGRLSMQNPTGRSVASPRLLQDLDQRFRAFEARRQGSPEGRLAEVGPERFLAQVRRLDGVGLLADKPHLQEKMGTAALETIAAQPSFAARHGLYLSMLQGNSVADPRLSGGLIKGWAENLRGHLGLDTHPRFVDRIRPFLFQVRHEGNRKELFEELAVAVEAQEATCKIIRDHLEFSRGEVYPLGLAINGVDELVGLCDRNPRVRSATLDFFTNRYSGAATHRYAGVLLQEGGLDPLAKMAGHVGLGGGKLTAKDVMGVAHLPLASLHKRFWALPISARAVLLSNIIVGPPTKVDHAKSEAAFNRATEQILSQVFPGGSPEALASRDLLRAFHRACRSDTERGVVLGALMAGEQRSHGVSRRSAGEVLAGVLQDMGPAYVKLGQAIESHPLTPASIKGALVGLKANVDRPPRWEIWEQINRAAGGLKGRIVHLGKALGAASVNVAMEATFDNQGGAVDPQAGDSFSGVLLLQRPRALARAAVGFVQMGRTVEKVEHPILRAHQGELREMVGEAQGLIREELGNAAEKKEQAANFRSLYAARQVAAQGVTFTFDAVRIPAVGDEFMVQEKAEGIHFKDLPSGPYKEALAEAYYKFEMENILAGKAFDYDRHGKQCKVDVATDRVKLFDIGGMARKDPAPEQLEQLGRFFGRLARANVKAVFTGQAEDLSLQILNESIAKEKKAGNSPDLLTRLRKASLNIGDFYNEIPEARRNAIGLELLAGKTVHPVVAEKIDQGFFHGRLVLQKLAALRGWWERSVENPADRAPIPRPVLPGAKAELRRAPFLRSATPEAAPEQPPVRQRPKPPGEAGPAGLFQLSLS, encoded by the coding sequence ATGCAGAACCTCGAGCACCTCTCCCGTCCCATGATCGACCGTTTCCGCTTCGCCGGGGACGCTGAAACCTGGCCCTCCTTCCAGGAGGACATGACGCGGATCCTTCTGCGCCTCGACCCGGAGACCTCCTTCCGGCCCATTTTCCACATCACCGACGAGCCGGTGCTCAACGCCTTCACCTTTGCCGACGAAAACGGGCAGCAGCACATCGCCTTTACGAAGAAGATGATTGAGTTCTTCGAGAACGAGGACCAGCTGGCCTTCGTCCTGGGGCACGAGCTGGGCCACCCCACTTTCCAAAAGAAATACCGCCCCAAGTTCAACGAGCGGACGCAGGAGAACTACGCCGACCTCCACTCGATCGACATGATGATCGCCTCCGGTTACCAGGGGGAGCAGGGCGCCGTCTTCTTTGAGCGGCTCCACGCCGCCGTGGTCCAAAAATACCGGGAGAAGCACAAGGACGCCGACAGCAACGAGGTGGACCGCAATTCCTTCCTGGACCCGCACAGCCCCTTGTCCAGCCGGGTGGAGGCGATCCGCGCCCACATCCACGGCAACTGGGAGCAGGCCGGGCGCTATCCGGAGCCGCATCCCCTCCACCCCGTTTCGGAAGCCACGCTCCGCCACCACGCCGTCGCCGTCCACCGCAGCACCTGGGATTTGACGAAGAAGGAACAGGGCTTCGACGCCCTTGCGCCGGAGGCCAAGCTGGCCCTGATCCGCGCCCACATCGAGCAGCCGAACGCCCATCTGCGCCACGCCGCGCTCAAGGAGCTGCCGAAGATCGGCCTCGATCCGCAGAATGCCGCCCACGTCGCCTCCATTGACAGCCTGGCCGATTATTACCTGAACATCCGCTCGACCAATCCCCAAGAGGCGGGCCAGACCGCCCCGGACCAGGACCTCTTTTACAAGCAGGCCCTCGGGGCCCTCGGCTTGCAGTCGGGGCCGCTCGGCGGGCTCAAGGACCTGCAGGCGGGCTTCGCCGCGCTGGGGGCGGCCCGCGACCCGGAGGCGGTGAAGGCCGCCGCCGCGCAGGTCGGCGCCGCGTGGAAGGAAGTCGAGCAATGCTTCAAGGCGGAGGAGAAGGACGAGCGCCTTTCCCTGGAGCTGGCGGGATTCCAGGCGTTTCCCAAGCCGGAATTGGTCGACGGGGCCATCCCCCTGCCCGCTCCGTGGGAGCCGGTGCTGGAAGTCCTCCGCGCCACGCGGGGCGAGCCGGAGGCCCACGCCGCCGTCTTCCAGGCCGCGCTGCTGACCGGCCTCCTGTGCGACCGCCGCTTCCAGGAATACGGGGAAGGGGAGATGAAGCAGGGCGCCGTCATCCGCCACAGCTCGGAAGTCTTTCAGGCCATGCAGCGCATCCAGCCGGAGAAGCCGGAATTTCCCGAACTCTACGCCGGGGAAAAGCCGCTGCGCGCCGGGACGTTCTTCAAGCGCCGGGAGGCGCTCCGCCGCCTGGTCCCGCTGGAGGAGGTCGCCTCCTTCCGCGACCTGGAGAATTATCTTAACGCCCGCCCCTCCCTCTTCAGCGTCCCCGTGGCGAAGGGGAAGGCGGAAGCCACTCCGGAACGGGTGGCCGCGCACCAGCAGGTCGTCGCCGCGCTGGGACGGATTTCCGCCGCCCTGCCCGCCGACGCTCCGGAGGAGGCGCGGGAGGAATTTCAGGACCAGGCGCTGGCCTTTTTCTCCGAAAACCTGCGCGGGCAGGGGCGCACCGCCTTTGACCTGCGCGGCGATCACGGCCCGGAATACCGGGCCGCCCAGCAGCCGTACATCGACTTCGTCATGTCGCCGGAGAGCCCCTTCGACACGGAGCACCGCCTCCAGTTCCTCCGCTTCCTGCGTTACAACGCCGCCCGCCCGGGGGAGGGGGCCAAGTTCCTTTCCCTCCTGGGGAGGGAGCTGCCCCCGCGCTTCGCGGAGGCCCTGGCGGAAGGGCTGCCGGACGCGGCCCGTCCCCTGCTGCCCGGCAAGGGTCCCGCCGCGCCGGAAAGCCCGGTGGAAGACCTCCTGGCCGTGCTGGAATCGACCGCGACCACGGCGGCCATCGCGGAGGAAGCCCTGCACGCCGAGCTGACCGATCCGGCCACCGCGCCCGCCTCCCCCTACGCGCCGCAGGTGGACGGCGTCCTTAAAGCCTTCGGCCGCCTTTCCATGCAGAACCCGACGGGCCGCTCCGTGGCCAGCCCGCGCCTGCTCCAGGACCTGGACCAGCGTTTCCGCGCGTTCGAGGCGCGCCGCCAGGGATCGCCGGAAGGGCGGCTCGCGGAGGTCGGCCCGGAGCGTTTCCTGGCCCAGGTGCGGCGGCTGGACGGCGTGGGCCTATTGGCCGACAAGCCCCACCTCCAGGAAAAGATGGGGACGGCGGCGCTGGAGACGATCGCGGCGCAGCCGAGCTTCGCCGCGCGGCACGGGCTCTACCTTTCCATGCTGCAGGGCAACTCCGTGGCCGATCCCCGCCTGTCCGGGGGGCTCATCAAGGGCTGGGCGGAAAACCTGCGCGGCCACCTGGGCCTGGACACTCATCCCCGTTTCGTCGACCGCATCCGCCCCTTCCTATTCCAGGTGCGGCATGAGGGGAACCGGAAGGAGCTTTTCGAGGAGCTGGCCGTCGCCGTCGAGGCGCAGGAGGCCACCTGCAAGATCATCCGCGACCACCTGGAATTCAGCCGCGGGGAAGTCTACCCGCTGGGGCTGGCCATCAACGGCGTCGACGAGCTCGTCGGCCTGTGCGACCGCAACCCGCGTGTCCGCTCCGCCACGCTCGACTTCTTCACCAACCGCTACAGCGGCGCGGCCACCCACCGTTACGCGGGCGTCCTCCTGCAGGAAGGGGGCCTCGATCCGCTGGCGAAGATGGCGGGGCACGTGGGCCTGGGCGGCGGAAAATTGACGGCCAAGGACGTCATGGGCGTCGCCCACCTGCCCCTGGCCTCCCTGCACAAGCGCTTCTGGGCCCTGCCCATCAGCGCGCGGGCGGTGCTTCTGAGCAATATCATCGTCGGCCCGCCGACGAAGGTCGACCACGCCAAGAGCGAGGCCGCCTTCAACCGGGCGACGGAGCAGATCCTTTCCCAGGTCTTCCCCGGCGGGAGCCCGGAGGCGCTGGCCTCCCGGGACCTCCTGCGGGCCTTCCACAGGGCCTGCCGCTCCGACACGGAGCGCGGCGTGGTCCTGGGCGCGCTCATGGCGGGCGAGCAGCGTAGCCACGGCGTCTCCCGCCGCAGCGCGGGCGAGGTGCTGGCCGGCGTCCTGCAGGACATGGGCCCCGCCTATGTGAAGCTGGGCCAGGCCATCGAGAGCCACCCGCTCACCCCCGCGTCCATCAAGGGCGCCCTCGTCGGCCTGAAGGCCAATGTCGACCGCCCGCCCCGCTGGGAGATCTGGGAGCAGATCAACCGGGCGGCGGGGGGCCTCAAGGGGCGGATCGTCCACCTGGGGAAGGCCCTGGGCGCGGCCTCCGTCAACGTGGCCATGGAGGCGACTTTCGACAACCAGGGCGGCGCCGTAGATCCCCAGGCCGGGGATTCCTTCTCCGGCGTGCTGCTCCTGCAACGGCCCCGGGCGCTGGCCCGGGCGGCCGTCGGCTTCGTCCAGATGGGCCGCACGGTGGAGAAGGTGGAGCACCCCATCCTCCGCGCCCACCAGGGGGAGCTGCGGGAGATGGTCGGCGAGGCGCAGGGCCTCATCCGCGAGGAGCTGGGCAACGCGGCGGAGAAGAAGGAGCAGGCGGCCAACTTCCGCTCCCTCTACGCCGCGCGGCAGGTCGCCGCGCAGGGCGTCACCTTCACCTTCGACGCGGTGCGCATCCCCGCCGTGGGGGACGAGTTCATGGTCCAGGAGAAGGCGGAAGGGATCCACTTCAAGGACCTCCCCTCCGGCCCCTACAAGGAGGCGCTGGCCGAGGCCTATTACAAGTTCGAGATGGAGAATATCCTGGCCGGAAAGGCCTTTGACTACGACCGCCACGGCAAGCAGTGCAAGGTCGACGTGGCGACGGACCGGGTGAAGCTCTTCGACATCGGCGGCATGGCGCGGAAGGATCCCGCGCCGGAGCAGCTGGAGCAGCTGGGCCGGTTCTTCGGCCGCCTGGCGCGCGCCAACGTGAAGGCCGTCTTCACCGGCCAGGCGGAGGATCTCTCCCTTCAGATCCTCAACGAGAGCATCGCCAAGGAAAAGAAGGCGGGGAACTCCCCCGACCTTCTCACCCGCCTGCGGAAGGCGTCCCTGAACATCGGCGACTTTTACAACGAGATCCCGGAGGCGCGGCGCAACGCGATCGGCCTGGAGCTGCTGGCGGGGAAAACCGTCCACCCCGTCGTGGCGGAAAAGATCGACCAGGGGTTTTTCCATGGCCGCCTGGTGCTGCAAAAGCTCGCCGCCCTGCGGGGTTGGTGGGAGCGTTCGGTGGAAAATCCGGCCGACCGCGCCCCCATTCCCCGCCCCGTCCTGCCGGGAGCCAAGGCGGAACTGCGGCGCGCCCCCTTCCTGCGTTCCGCGACGCCGGAGGCCGCGCCGGAGCAGCCCCCCGTCCGCCAGCGGCCCAAGCCGCCCGGAGAGGCCGGTCCCGCCGGGCTTTTTCAGCTTTCCTTGTCCTAG
- a CDS encoding AraC family transcriptional regulator: MKAEPTPPPPAEHEEGWEAIDGVWKPVYGSFPGKGFGIEWHEFSTAKEFDWDATFHEESLEVCLNFSGAATFRNGKAKADLGAEQIAFYTTTRRRVEARRKADTMHRFFTFEFSAPFLRGQLGEALEDVRPALRRFLENPARSQPFVEVMPMPPTLLAGRMHLLEPPVFPGAQPVWYQGKAAELISHLFFEPAAQEELFCHRHERVNRERCDRVLFLLERDLENPPSLKMLADEVGCSPFYLSRIFSQHTGSSIPKYLRLKRVEKAGELLRSGEMNVTEAAMAVGYSSLSSFTKAFLEHFGCCPGLYPQGQKLFTRYRPGS, translated from the coding sequence GTGAAAGCTGAACCAACACCGCCGCCGCCCGCCGAGCATGAGGAGGGCTGGGAAGCCATCGACGGCGTGTGGAAGCCGGTCTACGGCAGCTTCCCCGGAAAGGGCTTCGGCATCGAGTGGCACGAGTTTTCCACCGCCAAGGAATTTGACTGGGACGCCACTTTTCACGAGGAGAGCCTGGAGGTGTGCCTTAACTTCTCCGGCGCGGCGACCTTCCGCAACGGCAAGGCCAAGGCCGACCTGGGGGCGGAGCAGATCGCCTTCTACACGACGACCCGCCGCCGCGTGGAGGCACGCCGGAAGGCGGACACCATGCACCGTTTCTTCACCTTCGAGTTCTCCGCCCCGTTCCTGCGCGGGCAGCTGGGCGAGGCGCTGGAAGATGTCCGCCCGGCGCTGCGCCGTTTCCTGGAAAATCCCGCCCGTTCCCAGCCGTTCGTGGAGGTGATGCCGATGCCGCCGACCCTTCTGGCCGGGCGGATGCACCTTTTGGAGCCGCCGGTCTTTCCCGGCGCGCAGCCGGTCTGGTACCAGGGGAAGGCGGCGGAGCTGATCTCCCACCTGTTCTTCGAGCCGGCGGCGCAGGAGGAGCTGTTCTGCCACCGGCACGAGCGGGTCAACCGCGAGCGGTGCGACCGCGTCCTCTTCCTTTTGGAGCGGGACCTGGAGAATCCTCCCTCCCTCAAGATGCTGGCGGACGAGGTGGGGTGCAGCCCGTTTTACCTGAGCCGCATCTTTTCCCAGCACACCGGCAGCAGCATCCCGAAATACCTGCGCCTGAAGCGGGTGGAGAAGGCGGGGGAGCTGCTCCGCTCCGGGGAAATGAACGTGACGGAGGCGGCGATGGCCGTCGGCTATTCCAGCCTCAGCTCCTTTACCAAGGCCTTCCTGGAACACTTCGGCTGCTGCCCGGGGCTCTACCCGCAGGGGCAGAAGCTCTTCACGCGATACCGGCCGGGCTCCTGA
- a CDS encoding UDP-2,3-diacylglucosamine diphosphatase, with protein MKWRTGFISDLHLGTPGCQAGAILEFLRDHDFDTLFLVGDIVDIWALRRRRFWPQEHNDVIQKLLRKARKGTRVVYIPGNHDEFVGTLIEREEFHFGNVEFAAQAVHVLADGRRLFVMHGHELDGVVQNLGWLAHVGDFLYGVLLRLNGPLNFFRRLFGRPYWSLSAYIKNQVKDVVKFLGDYEAAIAKYAAQQKADAVLCGHIHHAGIRQIGAVTYCNDGDWVESCTAILEDQEGRLTLYRHPRPGS; from the coding sequence ATGAAGTGGCGCACCGGCTTCATCAGCGACCTTCACCTGGGGACTCCCGGGTGTCAGGCGGGGGCCATCCTCGAATTCCTGCGCGACCACGACTTCGACACCCTCTTCCTGGTCGGCGACATCGTCGACATCTGGGCGCTCCGCCGCCGCCGCTTCTGGCCCCAGGAGCACAACGACGTCATCCAGAAACTCCTGCGCAAGGCGCGCAAAGGGACGCGCGTCGTCTATATCCCGGGAAACCACGACGAGTTCGTCGGCACGCTCATCGAGCGGGAGGAGTTCCACTTCGGCAACGTCGAATTCGCCGCGCAGGCCGTCCACGTCCTGGCGGACGGGCGGCGGCTCTTCGTCATGCACGGGCACGAGCTGGACGGCGTGGTGCAGAACCTGGGCTGGCTGGCCCACGTGGGAGACTTCCTCTACGGCGTCCTCCTGCGGCTCAACGGGCCGCTCAACTTCTTCCGCCGCCTCTTCGGGCGTCCTTATTGGTCCCTCTCCGCCTACATCAAGAATCAGGTGAAGGATGTGGTGAAGTTCCTGGGCGATTACGAGGCGGCCATCGCCAAATACGCCGCGCAACAGAAGGCCGACGCCGTCCTCTGCGGCCACATTCACCACGCGGGCATCCGCCAGATCGGCGCCGTCACCTACTGCAATGACGGGGACTGGGTCGAGTCGTGCACGGCGATCCTGGAGGACCAGGAGGGGAGGCTGACCCTCTACCGGCATCCGCGCCCCGGCTCCTGA
- the mntR gene encoding manganese-binding transcriptional regulator MntR, producing MTKKAQKPGAPAPEAARHQRLTRHQHAQERAQDYVEVIADLIERTGEARATDIARHLGVSHVTVIRTVARLQRRGLVTTRPYRSIFLTEAGQTMAAESRERHQTVIRFLLALGVPAAAAQADAEGLEHHVSAETLAAFRAFLKKRKGA from the coding sequence ATGACGAAGAAGGCCCAGAAGCCCGGCGCGCCCGCCCCGGAAGCGGCCCGGCACCAGCGCCTGACCCGCCATCAGCACGCCCAGGAGCGGGCCCAGGATTACGTGGAGGTGATCGCCGACTTGATCGAGCGCACGGGGGAAGCCCGCGCCACCGACATTGCCCGCCATTTGGGCGTCTCCCACGTCACCGTGATCCGCACGGTGGCCCGCCTCCAGCGCCGGGGCCTGGTCACCACCCGCCCCTACCGCTCCATTTTCCTGACGGAGGCGGGCCAGACCATGGCCGCCGAGTCCCGGGAGCGGCACCAGACCGTCATCCGCTTCCTCCTGGCCCTGGGCGTCCCCGCCGCAGCCGCACAGGCCGACGCGGAGGGGCTGGAGCACCACGTGAGCGCGGAGACGCTGGCCGCCTTCCGCGCCTTCCTCAAAAAACGCAAAGGGGCCTAG
- a CDS encoding DEAD/DEAH box helicase has product MTTETPAAPAASQIQTSFADLALCEPIQRALREKNYTHPSPIQAQAIPILLEGHDLVGCAQTGTGKTAAFALPILHRLAASPKPAGRNRMRVLILTPTRELAGQIGQSFAAYGKHLNLTHTVLFGGVGFGNQIRAMQRGVDVVIATPGRLLDLAQQGHVRFDGIEIFVLDEADRMLDMGFVHDVKRIQAQIPAKRQSLLFSATMPPAIQEMVNKMLNHPRKVEVAPVSSTAERVEQRLCFVDRGDKLPLLQHVLKENAEGLVLVFVRMKHAANRLVEQLGHGGVMAEAIHGNKSQGARERALANFRSGKTRVLVATDIAARGIDVKGVALVVNFDLPEEPESYVHRIGRTARAGAEGLAISFCDRAERGLLRDIERVIRRTVRVVKDHPYAKEERDLAPAEPIQRGGGGRGMRPRGFGGGRPGGQGRSRFGGGRSGRN; this is encoded by the coding sequence ATGACGACCGAAACTCCCGCGGCTCCCGCCGCGTCCCAGATCCAGACCAGCTTTGCCGACCTCGCCTTGTGCGAGCCGATCCAGCGCGCCCTCCGGGAAAAAAACTACACCCATCCCTCGCCCATCCAGGCGCAGGCCATCCCCATCCTGCTGGAAGGGCATGACCTGGTCGGCTGCGCGCAGACCGGCACGGGGAAGACGGCGGCCTTCGCGCTGCCGATCCTTCACCGCCTGGCGGCCAGCCCGAAGCCCGCGGGCCGCAACCGGATGCGGGTTCTCATCCTGACCCCCACGCGCGAGCTGGCGGGCCAGATCGGCCAGAGCTTTGCCGCCTACGGCAAGCACCTGAACCTGACCCACACCGTCCTCTTCGGCGGCGTCGGCTTCGGCAACCAGATCCGTGCCATGCAGCGCGGCGTCGACGTGGTCATCGCCACGCCGGGCCGCCTCCTGGACCTGGCGCAGCAGGGGCACGTCCGCTTCGACGGGATCGAGATCTTCGTCCTGGACGAGGCCGACCGCATGCTCGACATGGGCTTTGTCCATGACGTGAAGCGCATCCAGGCCCAGATCCCGGCCAAGCGGCAGTCCCTCCTCTTCTCCGCCACCATGCCCCCGGCCATCCAGGAAATGGTGAACAAGATGCTCAACCACCCGCGCAAGGTGGAAGTGGCGCCCGTTTCCTCCACCGCGGAGCGCGTGGAGCAGCGGCTCTGCTTCGTCGACCGCGGGGACAAGCTCCCCCTTCTCCAGCACGTGCTGAAGGAGAACGCGGAGGGCCTGGTCCTGGTCTTCGTGCGGATGAAGCACGCGGCCAACCGCCTCGTCGAGCAGCTCGGCCATGGCGGCGTGATGGCGGAAGCCATCCACGGCAACAAGTCCCAGGGCGCCCGCGAGCGCGCGCTGGCCAACTTCCGCTCCGGCAAGACCCGCGTCCTGGTGGCGACGGACATCGCCGCCCGCGGCATCGACGTGAAGGGCGTGGCCCTCGTCGTCAACTTTGACCTGCCGGAGGAGCCGGAATCCTACGTCCACCGCATTGGCCGCACGGCGCGCGCCGGGGCGGAGGGCCTGGCCATCTCCTTCTGCGACCGCGCCGAGCGCGGCCTGCTGCGCGACATCGAGCGGGTCATCCGCCGCACCGTCCGCGTGGTGAAGGACCACCCCTACGCCAAGGAGGAGCGCGATCTGGCCCCGGCCGAGCCGATCCAGCGCGGCGGCGGCGGGCGCGGCATGCGCCCCCGCGGCTTCGGCGGCGGGCGTCCCGGCGGCCAAGGCCGCTCCCGCTTCGGCGGCGGGCGTTCCGGACGCAACTAA
- a CDS encoding ATP-binding cassette domain-containing protein, with product MPLLQLRQIVLRYAAHPLLDGADFQVEEGERVCLVGRNGAGKTSLMRLLAGEETPNSGEVIRPPGTVVARLDQEVPQGIPGTVFDVIHSGLRLDRHEEEWESDVRIEELAEAMGLPLTVPFSSLSGGLKRRVLLAKALAGKPDVLLLDEPTNHLDLDSILWLEKALLSLKPTLFFVTHDRAFLRKLATRIVELDRGKLTSWSCGYDEFLVRKAAALEAEEKQRAAFDKKLAQEEAWLRQGVKARRTRNEGRVRALEKMRVERGQRREREGTARLGISGGTPSGYKVIEAQDVSFSYGGSPVVQSFTSTLCRGDKIGIVGPNGAGKTTLLKLLLGPIGAPGRDGEARHQPPGRLPGPAPRADRRGEDRGPERRGRRGKRHLPGPLSPHPQLPAGLPFPRRPHPHAGEGPFRRRTQPAPVGPPLPPARQRPGPRRADERPRRGDAGTAGRAPGRVRRDAPPGFPRPRLSQ from the coding sequence ATGCCCCTCCTCCAACTCCGCCAAATCGTCCTCCGTTACGCGGCCCATCCGCTGCTCGACGGGGCCGACTTCCAGGTGGAGGAGGGGGAGCGGGTCTGCCTCGTCGGCCGCAACGGCGCGGGCAAGACCAGCCTCATGCGCCTTTTGGCCGGGGAGGAGACGCCCAACTCGGGCGAGGTGATCCGCCCTCCCGGCACCGTCGTGGCGCGGCTCGACCAGGAGGTCCCGCAGGGGATCCCCGGCACCGTCTTCGACGTCATCCACTCCGGCCTCCGCCTCGACCGGCACGAGGAGGAGTGGGAGAGCGACGTGCGGATCGAGGAGCTGGCCGAGGCGATGGGGCTGCCCCTCACGGTCCCCTTCTCCTCCCTCTCCGGCGGGCTCAAGCGCCGCGTCCTTTTGGCCAAGGCCCTGGCGGGCAAGCCCGACGTCCTCCTCTTGGACGAGCCGACCAACCACCTCGACCTCGACTCGATCCTTTGGCTGGAGAAGGCGCTCCTTTCCCTCAAGCCGACCCTTTTCTTCGTCACCCACGACCGCGCCTTCCTGCGGAAGCTGGCCACCCGCATCGTCGAGCTCGACCGGGGCAAGCTGACCAGCTGGTCCTGCGGGTATGACGAGTTTTTAGTCCGCAAGGCCGCCGCCCTTGAGGCGGAGGAAAAGCAGCGGGCCGCCTTCGACAAGAAGTTGGCCCAGGAAGAGGCCTGGCTCCGCCAGGGGGTCAAGGCCCGCCGCACCCGCAACGAGGGCCGCGTCCGCGCGCTGGAAAAGATGCGCGTGGAGCGGGGCCAGCGCCGGGAGCGGGAGGGCACCGCCCGCCTGGGCATCTCCGGCGGCACCCCTTCCGGCTACAAGGTCATCGAGGCGCAGGACGTCTCCTTTTCCTACGGCGGCAGCCCGGTCGTCCAGAGCTTCACCTCCACCCTTTGCCGGGGGGACAAGATCGGCATCGTCGGGCCGAACGGCGCGGGGAAGACCACGCTGCTCAAGCTCCTCCTGGGGCCAATTGGAGCCCCAGGACGGGACGGTGAAGCACGGCACCAACCTCCAGGTCGTCTACCTGGACCAGCTCCGCGCGCAGATCGACGGGGAGAAGACCGTGGCCCAGAACGTCGCGGGCGACGCGGAAAACGTCACCTTCCAGGGCCGCTCTCGCCACATCCACAGCTACCTGCAGGACTTCCTTTTCCCCGCCGACCGCATCCGCATGCAGGCGAAGGTCCTTTCCGGCGGCGAACGCAACCGGCTCCTGTTGGCCCGCCTCTTCCTCCAGCCCGCCAACGTCCTGGTCCTCGACGAGCCGACGAACGACCTCGACGCGGAGACGCTGGAACTGCTGGAAGAGCTCCTGGTCGAGTACGACGGGACGCTCCTCCTGGTTTCCCACGACCGCGCCTTTCTCAATAA
- the rsmI gene encoding 16S rRNA (cytidine(1402)-2'-O)-methyltransferase encodes MQSQGDSSPSPGRLHVVATPIGNLEDMTLRALRILKEADVIAAEDTRHTVHLLRHFEIQKPLVSYHQFNEAKRTAEFRERFRAGQKVALVSDAGMPGVSDPGERLIRACIEDGVPVEVVPGPSAVLHALVGAGFPMVPFHFGGFLPVKSGGRQKELAAAAARECTSVYFESPHRLVRTLEEAARTLPDREVCVARELTKKFEEIRRGLPAALHAHYTAHPPKGEICLVIRGQD; translated from the coding sequence ATGCAATCCCAAGGTGATTCCTCGCCCTCCCCGGGCCGCCTCCACGTCGTCGCCACGCCCATCGGCAACCTGGAGGACATGACGCTGCGCGCCCTGCGGATCCTGAAGGAGGCCGACGTGATCGCGGCGGAGGACACCCGCCACACCGTCCACCTCCTCCGCCATTTCGAGATCCAGAAGCCGCTGGTCAGCTACCACCAGTTTAACGAGGCGAAACGGACGGCCGAGTTCCGCGAGCGTTTCCGCGCCGGGCAGAAGGTGGCCCTGGTGAGCGACGCGGGCATGCCCGGCGTCTCCGATCCGGGCGAGCGGCTCATCCGCGCCTGCATCGAGGACGGCGTGCCGGTGGAGGTCGTCCCCGGCCCCTCGGCGGTGTTGCACGCCTTGGTCGGCGCGGGGTTTCCGATGGTGCCCTTCCACTTCGGCGGCTTTTTGCCGGTCAAGTCGGGCGGTCGGCAGAAGGAATTGGCCGCGGCGGCGGCGCGGGAGTGCACCTCGGTCTACTTCGAGTCGCCCCACCGGCTCGTCCGCACCCTGGAAGAGGCGGCCCGCACCCTGCCGGACCGGGAGGTCTGCGTCGCCCGGGAGTTGACCAAGAAATTCGAGGAAATCCGCCGGGGCCTGCCCGCGGCGCTCCACGCCCATTACACGGCCCATCCCCCCAAGGGGGAAATTTGCCTGGTCATTCGGGGCCAGGACTAA